The Kribbella jejuensis region CGACCTCGTACCGGCCTGCGCCGCCTTGCTCGGCGAACTCCACCCCTGACGCCGGGTAGGGTTCCGGCCGTGCCTCGTCAACTCATCACCGCGCTCGACGTCACCGATCACGAACTCGCGACCCGGCTGCTCGAGATCCAGCACGCCGCGTACGCCGTGGAGGCCGAACTGATCGGGTTCGACGGAATCCCACCGCTGCAGGAGGATCTACACGAGTTGATGGCCTCGACCGAGCACTGGCTCGGCCGGTACGACGGGTCGCACCTCGTCGGCGCGGTCGCGTACGAACTGCCCGACGAGCGCACCGTCGAGATCTCCCGGCTGATCGTGGACCCGAAGCACGCCCGGCGCGGTCACGGCCGGGCGCTGCTCGACCACCTGGACGAGCTCGAGCCGCGCCCGGTCAGCGAGGTCTCCACCGGAGCCGCCAACACCCCGGCCGTCAACCTCTACCTGTCCCGCGGCTACACGAAGACCGCGGACGTCGAAGTTGCCCCGGGCATCTACATCACGCGGTTCCGCCGCGGGTCCTGACCTGCTCGAACCCGTAGTACAGCGCCAGCAGGAACACGACGATCAACGTGAGCTGCGCGGAAACGAACGAGATCCCGATCGTCGCCGCATAGATCACCGTGCCGACCGAGTAGCGGACCAGCGACCGACGGATCTCCGCCTTCGACATGGTGTGGTCGACCAGATGGTGGCGGAGTACGTACCACCAGATCAGGCTGAAGGCGATCGCCGCGAGGGTCAGGTTGGTGCTGTAGACCGCGCCGGCGACGTGCCCGTTGT contains the following coding sequences:
- a CDS encoding GNAT family N-acetyltransferase: MPRQLITALDVTDHELATRLLEIQHAAYAVEAELIGFDGIPPLQEDLHELMASTEHWLGRYDGSHLVGAVAYELPDERTVEISRLIVDPKHARRGHGRALLDHLDELEPRPVSEVSTGAANTPAVNLYLSRGYTKTADVEVAPGIYITRFRRGS